The sequence CGCTGGACGTGGCCGAACTCGAATCCCTGGAAGCCGACCGCAAGCGCATCCAAGTGCGCACCCAGGAACTGCAGAGCCTGCGCAACAGCCGGTCCAAGGCGATCGGCCAGGCCAAGGCCAAGGGCGAGGATGTGTCGGCGATCATGGCCGAAGTGGCCGGCTTCGCCGATGAGCTGAAGGCCTCTGAAGTGCAGTTGGACCAGTTGCGCGAGCGTATCGAAGCCATCGCCCAGGGCATTCCCAACCTGCCGGCCGAGGAAGTGCCGCTGGGTGCGGACGAGACCGAAAACGTCGAGCAGTCGCGCTGGGGCACGCCGCGTGAGTTTGATTTCCCGGTCAAGGACCACGTCGAGCTCGGCGCCCGCAAAGGCTGGCTGGATGCCGAGACCGCGGCCAAGCTGTCCGGCGCGCGCTTCACCGTGCTGCGCGGCCAGATGGCCCGCCTGCACCGTGCGCTGGCGCAGTTCATGCTCGACCTGCACACCAATGAGCACGGCTACGAGGAGACCAATGTCCCGGTCATCGTCAACGCCGAGTCGCTGGTCGGCACCGGCCAGCTGCCGAAGTTCGCCGAGGACATGTTCGCCACCGAACTGGGCGATGCGCGCCGCTACCTGATCTCGACCTCGGAAATCGCGCTGACCAACACCGTGCGGGACGAGATCGTCGAGGACGCGCGCCTGCCGATGCGCATGACCGCCCACTCGCTGTGCTTCCGTTCCGAGGCCGGCAGCGCCGGTCGCGATACCCGCGGCATGATCCGCCAGCACCAGTTCGAGAAGGTGGAGCTGGTGTCCATCGCCCGTCCGGAAGAAAGCGAGGCCGAGCACCAGCGCATGACCCGCGCCGCCGAGGTGGTGCTGGAGAAGCTGGGCCTGCCGTACCGCAAGGTGCTGCTGTGCAGCGGCGACATGGGCTTCTCGGCGCGCAAGACCTATGACCTGGAAGTCTGGCTGCCGTCGCAGAACACGTACCGCGAGATTTCCTCGTGCTCCAACTGCGGTGATTTCCAGGCCCGCCGCATGCAGGCCCGCTGGCGCAACCCGGCCACCGGCAAGCCGGAGCTGCTGCACACCCTCAATGGCTCGGGCGTGGCCGTGGGCCGCGCACTGGTGGCGGTGCTGGAGAACTACCAGAACGCCGACGGCTCGATCACCGTGCCCGAGGTGCTGCGCCCGTACATGGGTGGCGCCGAACGGATCGACTGATCCTTCGCTGGGATGCACACGCGCAACGGCCCTTCGGGGCCGTTTCTTTTTTCAGTCCGGACAGAACGACGGCCCCGAAGGGCCGTCGGTGCCGGTCATGCCGGCGGCATCGCGGTGGGGGAGGCGATGTCAGGTCAGGCGGCCAGCGCCGCGGCCGGCTGCGGCAGGGCAGCCAGCGCCTGGTCGATGGCATCGGAGCGGTGCTGCGGCGAATAAGCCACGCCTTCGGCGCGCACGAATTCCACGTCATTGATGCCGAGGAAGGCGAAGATCTGGCGCAGGTAGGGCTCCTGGAAATCAGTCGGCGCGCCGGTGTGCAGGCCGCCGCGGGTGCTGACCACGATCACGCGCTTGCCGCCGGCCAGGCCCTCGGGGCCGTTCTCGGTGTAACGGAAGGTCCTGCCGGCCACGGCGATGCGGTCGATCCAGGCCTTGAGCGTGGACGGCACGGTGAAGTTGTACATCGGCGCGCCGATCACCAGCACGTCGGCCTCCAGGAACTGCTGCAGGGTGCGTTCGGCATCGGCCTTTTCGGCCTCGTTGGTGCCGGCCAGCGAGGCGCCGGTCAGGTGCGGGACCGGTTCGCTGTCCAGGTCGCGGTAGTCCACCACCAGGTCGGGCAGGGCCTTGTGCCAGGTTTCCACCACGGCGGCGGTGAGCTGGCGGCTGATGGAGTTGCCACCCAGGGCGCTGGAGTCCATATGCAGCAGTTTCATGGTTCGGGTACCTCGAGGGAGAGCGGTGTTACCGCGGCAGGGTGTGAATGATGGATTGTTGCAACCGCGGGATAAAGGTGTTTGAATCACACCTATCGTTCTGAATATGAGACTGCTGACATGCAGGATCTGAATGACCTGTACTACTTCGCCATGGTCGTGGACCACGGTGGATTCGCTTCGGCCGAACGTGCGCTGGGCATCCCCAAGTCGCGCCTGAGCCGGCGCATCAGCCAGCTGGAAACCGATCTGGGCGTGCGCCTGCTGCAGCGCTCCACGCGCCGCTTCGCGGTCACCGACGTTGGCATGAGCGTGCACCGCCACGCACAGACGATGCTGGCCGAGGCCCAGGCCGCCCGTGAGGTGGTCGACCGGCTCAGCGCCGAACCGCGCGGGCTGGTGCGTGCGAGCGTTCCGGTGTCGCTGGCGCAGATGCAGCTGCCGCGGCTGTTGCCGAAATTCCTCGAGATGTACCCCAAGGTCCGGCTGCAGCTGAACATCAGCAACCGCCGGGTGGACATCATCAACGAGGGCTACGACGTCGCCCTGCGCGTGCGTTCGCGACTGGACGACGACGGCTCGCTGGTGATGCGCAGCTTCGGCCAGGTGCAGGAACTGCTGGTCGCCAGCCCGAAGTACCTGGATCGCGCCGGTCGCCCCAAGGATCCGGATGACCTGGCCAACCACGTCACGATGAGCATCAGCGAGGACGAGGCCCGCCAGCGCTGGGAACTGCACGGCCCGGACGGCGAGGTGCGACGCGTGGACCTGCAGCCGCGCGTGGCCGGCTTCGACTTCCCGCTGCTGCAGAGCATGGTCAAGGACGGCTACGGCATCACCATGCTGCCGGAAACCGTTTGCGCCGAGGCCGTGCGCAACGGCGAGCTGGAGGTCGTGCTGCCGGACTGGTCGCTGCCGCAGGGCATCTGCCATGCGGTGTTCGCCTCCCGTCGCGGCCTGCTGCCGGCGGTGCGGGTGTTCATCGACTACCTGGCCGAGAACCTGCCGCCGCTGCTGGAGGCCTCGCGGCTGGATTGCGGCGGTGCCTGCGAGCGCGCGAAGGAAAAGATCAAGGCCTCGGCGATCGGGGCGCTGGCAGTCGACGCGGGCTGAGCAAAGCCGCGCCAGTCATGCGAGAATCTGCGCCCGCGACGGCAGCTCGTCGTCGCGGCGCAATGCAACGGACAGATGGCCGAGCGGTTTAAGGCACCGGTCTTGAAAACCGGCGAAGGGTCAAACCTTCCGTGGGTTCGAATCCCACTCTGTCCGCCATTCCTTGCCCCCGGGCTGCAGGCAGGCGCCTCGCCCATCCGGTGAATCCCGATGCTGCAGCTCCGTCCATCGCGTGCACAGGACGCCCCGCGCGTCATCGAGATCTGGCGCCGCGCGGTCGACGCCACCCATGGTTTCCTGTCGCCGGCCGGCCGTAACGCCATTGACGTCGAGGTCGCCGGCTTCCTGCCGACGGCCCCGTTGCTGCTGGCGGTGGATGCCACCGACCGGCCGCTCGCCTTCATGTGGGTCACCGACGGCCACATGGAAGCCTTGTTCGTCGATCCGGATGCGCGTGGCAGCGGCATCGGTCGCCAGCTCGTTGGCCATGCACTGCGCGAGGACCCGCGGCTGACCACCGACGTCAACGAACAGAATGGGCAGGCGGTGGGCTTCTACCAGCGGCTGGGATTCACCATGGTGGGTCGCTCGCCCCTGGATGGGCAGGGCAGGCCCTATCCGCTGCTCCACCTGCGTGCTGGCGAGGCCGGCGCGCCCGACCCTGTTTCCAGCCCCTGATGTCCGTGACCACCGACCACCGCCCCGACGACGAACACTGGATGCGCCAGGCGCTGGCGCTGGCCCGGCGTGCGCAGCACGAATTCGACGAGATCCCGGTCGGCGCGCTGCTGCTCGACTCGCAGCGCCAGGTGGTGGGCGAGGGCTGGAACCTCAACATCGCCGAGTGCGACCCCAGCGCGCATGCCGAGATCGTGGCGATGCGCAGGGCGGGGCAGGCGCTGGGCAACCACCGGCTGGTCGGCAGCACCCTGTACGTGACCCTGGAGCCGTGCGCGATGTGCGCGATGGCCATCGTCCATGCGCGTGTGGCGCGGGTGGTGTACGCGGCAAGCGACCCGAAGACCGGCGCGGCCGGCAGCGTCTTCAACCTGCTGGGCGACCCGCGCCACAACCACCGCGTGGAGGTCGCCGGCGGCGTGCTCGCCAGCGAGGCCAGCACGATGCTGACCAACTATTTCCGCGCCAAGCGCGGGCGGCCCTTGCTGCCACATTGAGCCGGTTTGCGCCACGGCCGGCGTATCATTGCCCATCCATCAACAATCGGCCGGCGCCTTGCCGGTCGCGGCAAGAGGCAGACATGGCGGAAGTGCGCGCGGGTAGTGATCGACTGATCTGGATCGACCTGGAAATGACCGGGTTGGACACCGACAACGATTCGATCATCGAGATCGCCACGGTCGTCACCGACGCCCAGCTCAACGTCCTGGCCGAAGGTCCGGAATTCGCCATTTCCCATCCGCTGGCCACGCTGGAAGCGATGGATGAGTGGAACCACAACCAGCACCGGCGCTCGGGCCTGTGGCAGCGCGTGCTCGACAGCCAGGTCAACCTGGCCCAGGCCGAGGCGCAGACCGTGGCGTTCCTGGCGCAGTGGGTGCCGGCTGGCGCGTCGCCGATGTGCGGCAACTCGATCTGCCAGGACCGTCGCTTCCTGCACCGCGAGATGCCGCGCCTGGAGAAGTACTTCCACTACCGCAACCTGGACGTATCCACCATCAAGGAGCTGGCGCGCCGCTGGGCCCCGACGGTGGCCGGCGCGGTGCGCAAGACCTCCAGCCACACCGCGCTGAGCGACGTGCACGATTCGATCGACGAGCTGCGCCATTACCGCACCTACATGGGCGCGCTGTCCGGCCTGCCGCAGCCGGAGTGACCCGGTCGCCGCGCATGCAGGCTGAGTTCCCGGACATCCGCGACAGCCAGCAGGACCTGGCCGACTTGCAGCGGGCGGTCAGCCTGCTGGAGGCGCCGACGCTGACCGCGCGGATGGCCGCCGTGGTCGGCACGCCGCTGGAATTTGCGGTCCGCAAGCTGCCGGCCGGCGTCACCCGGCGCATCAACGGTGCCAGCGAGGCCGCCCTGTCCAAAGCCGCCAGTGCCGCGCTGTGGAGCCTGGAAAAGACCCCGGGCAAGGCAGCGTCGACGAAACTGCACAAACTGGCTGCCGCGGCCTCTGGCGCGGTGGGCGGGGCGTTCGGCTTCGCCGCCCTGTTCGTAGAGCTGCCGCTGTCGACCACGATCATGATGCGCGCGGTGGCCGACGTCGCCCGCAGCGAGGGCTTCGACCTCGACGACTTCGCGACCAAGCAGGCCTGCCTGGAAGTGTTCGCGCTGGGCGGCAATTCCGAGCAGGACGACGCCAGCGAGACCGGCTATTACCTGGCGCGGGGATTCACCGCCGAAGTCATGCGCCACCTGTCGGCCGAGCTGGCCGGTGGCGCGGCGCGCAGCGGCTCCGGCCTGCTGCTGGGATTGGGACCGAAGGAGGCCGCCAAGTGGCTGGCCCGGATCGTGGAAAAGGTCGCGGCACGCTTTGGCATCGTGGTCACCGAGAAGTTCGCCGCGCAGGCGGTGCCGGTGGTGGGCGCGGTCGCCGGGGCCAGCCTGAATGCCATGTTCACCGACTACTACCAGGACATGGCGCGAGGCCACTTCATCGTGCGTCGGCTCGAACAGCGCTACGGGCTGGAGCACATCCGCGCGCAGTACTCGCTGCTGGCCGGAAAGTCGGCCTGAGTTTCGCGGTTGCCGGTGTCGACGGGCCCGATTCCCGCCGCAACCCATGAAAGGGAAAACCCCGCCGGAGCGGGGTTTTCCTTGACGCCTGCAGGCTGGATCAGCCCTGGGCCTTGAGCTTGGCCAGGCGCAGCCAGGTGTCGACCACGGTGTCCGGATTCAGCGACACCGACTCGATGCCTTCCTGCATCAGCCACTCGGCCAGGTCCGGATGGTCGGACGGCCCCTGGCCGCAGATGCCGACGTACTTGCCCTTGGCGCGGGCGGCCTTGATCGCCATCGACAGCAGCTTCTTCACCGCCGGGTTCCGCTCGTCGAACAGGTGGGCGACGATCGAGGAGTCGCGGTCCAGGCCCAGGGTCAGCTGGGTCAGGTCGTTGGAGCCGATCGAGAAGCCGTCGAAGATCTCCAGGAACTCGTCGGCGAGCAGCGCGTTGGACGGCACCTCGCACATCATGATGATCTTCAGGCCGTTCTCGCCCTGCTTGAGGCCGTTGGCCTCCAGCACCTCGACCACCTTGCGGCCTTCCTCCAGCGTGCGCACGAACGGGATCATCACCCAGAGGTTCTCCAGGCCCATCTCGTTGCGCACCTTCAGCACCGCCTTGCACTCCAGCGCGAAGGCCTGGGTGAAGGACGGATCGACGTAGCGGCTGGCGCCGCGGAAGCCGATCATCGGGTTCTCTTCGTGCGGCTCGTAGTTGTTGCCGCCGATCAGGTTGGCGTACTCGTTGGACTTGAAGTCCGACAGGCGCACGATCACCGTGTTCGGCGCCACCGAGGCGGTCAGCGTGGCGATGCCCTCGGCCAGGCGGTTGACGTAGAAATCGACCGGGTCGCCGTAGCCGGCGATCTTGGCGTCGATCTTCTTCTTCGTCTCGGCGTCCTGCTTGGAATACTCCAGCAGCGCGTTCGGGTGGATGCCGATGTGGCTGGCGATGATCATCTCCAGGCGCGCCAGGCCGATGCCGGCGTTCGGCAGCTGGCCGAAGTCGAACGCGCGCTCCGGGTTGGCGACGTTCATCATGATCTTCAGCGGCGCCGGCGGCATGTTGCCGAGGTCGGTGGTGGTGCGCTCGAAGCTCAGCTTGCCTTCGTAGATGAAGCCGGTGTCGCCCTCGGCGCAGCTGACGGTGATTTCCTGGCCATCGCGGATGAGGTCGGTGGCGTTGCCCGAGCCGACCACGGCCGGCACGCCGAGCTCGCGGGCGATGATCGCCGCGTGGCAGGTGCGGCCGCCGCGGTTGGTGACGATCGCCGAGGCGCGCTTCATCACCGGCTCCCAATCGGGGTCGGTCATGTCGGCGATCAGCACGTCGCCGGGCTGGACCTTGTTCATGTCGTCGAGCGAGCGCACCACGCGGGCCACGCCGGCGCCGATCTTGGCGCCGACCGCGCGGCCTTCGGCCAGTACCTTGGCGCCCTTGGCGTCGAGCGCGAAGCGTTCGATCTGGGTGGCATGGCTGCGCGACTTCACCGTCTCCGGGCGCGCCTGCACGATGAACAGCTTGCCGCTGACACCGTCCTTGGCCCACTCGATGTCCATCGGGCGGCCGTAGTGCTTCTCGATGACCAGCGCCTGCTTGGACAGTTCCTGCACGTCCTCGTCCGAGATGGAGAAGGTGTTGCGCAGTTCGGCCGGGGTGTCCTCGATGCGCACACGCTCGCCGGGGACGTCCGAATAGACCATGCGGATGGCCTTGGAGCCCAGCGAGCGGCGCAGGATCGCCGGCTTGCCGGCGTTGAGGGTGGGCTTGTAGACGTAGAACTCGTCCGGGTTGACCGCGCCCTGCACGACCATTTCGCCCAGGCCGAAGGACGAGGTCACGAAGACCACGTCGCGGAAACCGGACTCGGTGTCCAGGGTGAACAGCACGCCGGAGGAACCGACGCCCGAACGGACCATCAGCTGCACGCCGGCGGACAGGAACACGTCCTCGTGCTTGAAGCCGTGGTGGACGCGATAGGCGATGGCGCGGTCGTTGTACAGCGAGGCAAACACTTCCTTGACCTTGTGCACGACGTCGTCCGCGCCGGTCACGTTGAGAAAGGTTTCCTGCTGGCCGGCGAACGAGGCATCGGGCAGATCCTCGGCGGTGGCCGAGGAGCGGACGGCCACGGCCA is a genomic window of Stenotrophomonas sp. Marseille-Q4652 containing:
- a CDS encoding NAD(P)H-dependent oxidoreductase — its product is MKLLHMDSSALGGNSISRQLTAAVVETWHKALPDLVVDYRDLDSEPVPHLTGASLAGTNEAEKADAERTLQQFLEADVLVIGAPMYNFTVPSTLKAWIDRIAVAGRTFRYTENGPEGLAGGKRVIVVSTRGGLHTGAPTDFQEPYLRQIFAFLGINDVEFVRAEGVAYSPQHRSDAIDQALAALPQPAAALAA
- a CDS encoding LysR family transcriptional regulator, which translates into the protein MQDLNDLYYFAMVVDHGGFASAERALGIPKSRLSRRISQLETDLGVRLLQRSTRRFAVTDVGMSVHRHAQTMLAEAQAAREVVDRLSAEPRGLVRASVPVSLAQMQLPRLLPKFLEMYPKVRLQLNISNRRVDIINEGYDVALRVRSRLDDDGSLVMRSFGQVQELLVASPKYLDRAGRPKDPDDLANHVTMSISEDEARQRWELHGPDGEVRRVDLQPRVAGFDFPLLQSMVKDGYGITMLPETVCAEAVRNGELEVVLPDWSLPQGICHAVFASRRGLLPAVRVFIDYLAENLPPLLEASRLDCGGACERAKEKIKASAIGALAVDAG
- the orn gene encoding oligoribonuclease, with translation MAEVRAGSDRLIWIDLEMTGLDTDNDSIIEIATVVTDAQLNVLAEGPEFAISHPLATLEAMDEWNHNQHRRSGLWQRVLDSQVNLAQAEAQTVAFLAQWVPAGASPMCGNSICQDRRFLHREMPRLEKYFHYRNLDVSTIKELARRWAPTVAGAVRKTSSHTALSDVHDSIDELRHYRTYMGALSGLPQPE
- a CDS encoding EcsC family protein; this encodes MQAEFPDIRDSQQDLADLQRAVSLLEAPTLTARMAAVVGTPLEFAVRKLPAGVTRRINGASEAALSKAASAALWSLEKTPGKAASTKLHKLAAAASGAVGGAFGFAALFVELPLSTTIMMRAVADVARSEGFDLDDFATKQACLEVFALGGNSEQDDASETGYYLARGFTAEVMRHLSAELAGGAARSGSGLLLGLGPKEAAKWLARIVEKVAARFGIVVTEKFAAQAVPVVGAVAGASLNAMFTDYYQDMARGHFIVRRLEQRYGLEHIRAQYSLLAGKSA
- the tadA gene encoding tRNA adenosine(34) deaminase TadA, producing MSVTTDHRPDDEHWMRQALALARRAQHEFDEIPVGALLLDSQRQVVGEGWNLNIAECDPSAHAEIVAMRRAGQALGNHRLVGSTLYVTLEPCAMCAMAIVHARVARVVYAASDPKTGAAGSVFNLLGDPRHNHRVEVAGGVLASEASTMLTNYFRAKRGRPLLPH
- the serS gene encoding serine--tRNA ligase encodes the protein MLDPVLLRQNPAELAERLRATRGYALDVAELESLEADRKRIQVRTQELQSLRNSRSKAIGQAKAKGEDVSAIMAEVAGFADELKASEVQLDQLRERIEAIAQGIPNLPAEEVPLGADETENVEQSRWGTPREFDFPVKDHVELGARKGWLDAETAAKLSGARFTVLRGQMARLHRALAQFMLDLHTNEHGYEETNVPVIVNAESLVGTGQLPKFAEDMFATELGDARRYLISTSEIALTNTVRDEIVEDARLPMRMTAHSLCFRSEAGSAGRDTRGMIRQHQFEKVELVSIARPEESEAEHQRMTRAAEVVLEKLGLPYRKVLLCSGDMGFSARKTYDLEVWLPSQNTYREISSCSNCGDFQARRMQARWRNPATGKPELLHTLNGSGVAVGRALVAVLENYQNADGSITVPEVLRPYMGGAERID
- the ppsA gene encoding phosphoenolpyruvate synthase, whose protein sequence is MNENILWLHELRLADLARVGGKNSSLGEMIGNLAGLGVSVPGGYATTADAFKAFIAHNDLSKRIFDKLATLDVEDVNALTAAGREIRSWVIDAPLQPDLDADIRNAYARLCADNGGGEVAVAVRSSATAEDLPDASFAGQQETFLNVTGADDVVHKVKEVFASLYNDRAIAYRVHHGFKHEDVFLSAGVQLMVRSGVGSSGVLFTLDTESGFRDVVFVTSSFGLGEMVVQGAVNPDEFYVYKPTLNAGKPAILRRSLGSKAIRMVYSDVPGERVRIEDTPAELRNTFSISDEDVQELSKQALVIEKHYGRPMDIEWAKDGVSGKLFIVQARPETVKSRSHATQIERFALDAKGAKVLAEGRAVGAKIGAGVARVVRSLDDMNKVQPGDVLIADMTDPDWEPVMKRASAIVTNRGGRTCHAAIIARELGVPAVVGSGNATDLIRDGQEITVSCAEGDTGFIYEGKLSFERTTTDLGNMPPAPLKIMMNVANPERAFDFGQLPNAGIGLARLEMIIASHIGIHPNALLEYSKQDAETKKKIDAKIAGYGDPVDFYVNRLAEGIATLTASVAPNTVIVRLSDFKSNEYANLIGGNNYEPHEENPMIGFRGASRYVDPSFTQAFALECKAVLKVRNEMGLENLWVMIPFVRTLEEGRKVVEVLEANGLKQGENGLKIIMMCEVPSNALLADEFLEIFDGFSIGSNDLTQLTLGLDRDSSIVAHLFDERNPAVKKLLSMAIKAARAKGKYVGICGQGPSDHPDLAEWLMQEGIESVSLNPDTVVDTWLRLAKLKAQG
- a CDS encoding acetyltransferase, with the protein product MLQLRPSRAQDAPRVIEIWRRAVDATHGFLSPAGRNAIDVEVAGFLPTAPLLLAVDATDRPLAFMWVTDGHMEALFVDPDARGSGIGRQLVGHALREDPRLTTDVNEQNGQAVGFYQRLGFTMVGRSPLDGQGRPYPLLHLRAGEAGAPDPVSSP